The sequence CTGTGGTTTGTTCAAAAGTACTAACGGGGTCCAAAAGTTTTTTCATCTTGACATGGGGAACTCGAGCTTTAGAATGTTTTGAACTTTCgatttcattttcatattttcatacgATCCGTTCATGAACTATTGATAAAGAACAACAAACCATATATCTTTCAGATGATATAAACAAGTAACTCAAGATGTGTGACAAATAGTTTAAGATTCAGATTCTTCAGCCTGGTTGGCTTCATTAATTGCATCAACATCTTTTGTATTTTTCTTGCGGTTTACAGCCTCGAGAACGTGAGAGAGACTGCCTTTTTCCATAAAGAGTTGAGCAAAATGGTGTCTGCAGTAAAGGATATCATTGATGGCTGCATAAGACGATTGCGTTAATGGACACCCTCCGTGAGCACATCTGAAGCATCGTTTGTGGTACGGTTCACCTTCCATAGTTACCCTTTTTTTTTGTCAAAATCAATCGTTACGTCTATGTTTTAGAATTCAATCCTGTAcattattgatttcataacagggAGATGATATATCCACATCTATTTTTACTTCATCCACCATTATTTCAGTCTTTTTCTCCAAAATATCCATCAATAATATTTAACAGAAAATTTGTATATGTTATCATTTAAGGGTATTTTAGAACATACAAGTGGAAGTAGTAAAAGTGATGTGGATATATCATCTCCCTTCATAACATGTTATTAGTTGTGGTTGGATAATAAAGTACCAACCTTTTCAACAAAATGAACAGTTTTGTCACAAACTCGACATTTGTCTTGGGTGCCCGAGAAGAAAAATGAGAACTTGTTTGGTGAGATTGTCTGCATCATGTCGACGAGGTATGAATATAAGAAAAGAGATATTGTGTAATGAtaaaatgtaaagaaagtttgtttgtgaagaagacatGTATGCTTGCGTAGTGTACCGTTGAGTTGTCCCTATTTAGCTTTGCTGCAACATATAACAGGCATATATAGAACTTTAGTGAtaaatttttgaaaatttaatttgggataataacaatataattaatAAACTTACATGTAGGAAAATGTTTGTTGAAATTTCCCGTTTCTTTGAAAAGTTGTTCGAAATGAGTCTTGCAATAGAGAATTCCATCCATAGATGAATAGTTGCTCATCTTTTAAAATCAGTAATAAACAACAACAAATGATAAATGACAACTATATATAGATAAACTAAAGTCAATAATCTACAATCTGAATATACACAGTTTTAACGGATTGTCGATGACCGTTTCTGCATATAATGGTCAATAAAAGATATTATTAGTGAGATTTGAATCTgaattttcttgaaaaatatgtggAGGTCTCGGTTTATAGTGGTTGCGTATGTTTTTAATCATAAAGAATCTGGTTCATAAAATCCAATCTTCCAAATAAGAATAAGTTACTttcaacaaaaataaaaaatagaaaggGATATATAAGAAACAAACCACAAGAGTGCCTTTGCAATGGGTGCACTTGAAACAATTaggtcactccctatcgtaactaaaccattcatcctcttaaccttccacatcatcgtcacatcaacaccaatattctataactaactcataattaaacactccctataatggctaaaacaataaccctcttaatatacaacgtacaagcaataaagcattaagtccaacaataaaaagtcgTTGGGACCCACAAATCTATAACTAAACCTCATACTTCCATTAAATTCATGGTGAAAGCGGATAACTAGctcgtgcctatggttagttacgggtaatgagcgggtaactaacggataactagttgtagggaGTGGTCTTATTATGATAAATGACGTTATCAACGGTCATCAAATCAACGAAATGAACAATTCTGTCACAAGCATTGCATTTTGTTATaatatagaataaatatatataaatggatagtcaattattgatacacaaaagtaatattattgtattatctaaacttgtgatatttttgctataaatagtcatgaatgcaagcattaaacttgcaccatttttcacacttacaaagtgtttctttctttctctctctccATTATCTCTTTATTCTTAcaattcattattagtattcttaatcaagaatcaaactacTAAAGGTGAAACTATTTTGGAAGTCACACACTATTTTCTTTATTCTCCCTTGCATCTACTTTAGTCGTTTTAACGACACATAGTCAGATCCTTAATTTAAACTATTTTGGAAGTCGCACACTATTTTCTTATATAAATTTCTATCTTTCGGTTTAGGGCTCAGGATACTTTAAACCAGCAAAAGGTGAAACTTTGATAGATGGATGTGAAATATGTTTTTCCTTCTCCCTTGCATCTCCAGTGTTGAGTGTTCAAAATTTGATAACGCAAGTAatctggttttttttttttttaagtggcTGTCTAGGTGTATGATTCATCTACCTTTGCGTTTTGGATTGGCCCGAAACACATATATAGTTTTTTATGTTTCttctattcttaatcaagaatcaaactactaaaggtagttataaactcctaaattCTAACACATTTGTCAATTGTTCCACCAAACCCCATTATTATCCTTTCTATGTTTTctgatcgaaaaaaaaaaaaaaaaaaaaaaatacaagaaaGGACACCAATGAAGTCGGGCAGAAACGAACAACTAGAATCAAAGCAAAATTTACAACTCAATTATTTTTCCCACGATTATTTCAGAAACGTGAATTTTAATTTATACGATAGGATATTGATACCATTAAACAGATAATATTTGTAGTTTTCACTCACATTTTATTACTACATAATCATTCCAAAAATGTATTAGTTATGGAGTACAAATTACAagcatatattttttattttttattttggtaagcgaggaaaccctcctatgaacgagcacattggctaccCATAGAAGGTAAaccctcgggtaatcaagccctccgagcgcgagacctgataccaggtgaattgtgcattatgcgcaccctctagtcacactccttaCTATGTGACACGGCTAATAACTGTAATTTTAGGGCTGACTAACGTATAATTTTTTTTACCCTTACATGTCACATCTTCTTTGTCCCAACAAGCTCAACAAGTGCTATGTGATATAACAAGCCAACAAGATCAGTAGTAACAGACTAACAGTAATGGCGCATGGCTCTACTGACCTTCAACCAACAATAAGATGTTTGAGTTACAATTTCGAATATGGAAGTTACATTTCATTACAGTTGTTCTCTTTTACAAAAAACAGAGGTCATAACTTCGTGATACACCAGTATAGGAAATAGAGCGTGGAATTTAATCCGCAATCAATAAAATTATGTCTTAAATTGtagatgataattttaattatatgatGCTAGAGACATAATACCCTCTGCAGAAGAATAACCTCACTGCACTGCACTGCACGACTGAACACGCCTTATTTTTCATGAACAAGGGGACTGTAAATAGGATACCACATGTTGGATGTTACATATTCAACAGTCTCTTCCTGCACCCAAAACCAAATTTTGGCATAAATTAACAATCTACTtaactacgtacttttctacaattaaCCATCTTACTTTACTCTATTATTCTTTTTAAAGTTATTGCATTTAGATGAAACCAATTATTATCATGCAAAGTATACAGGCTTCGATTGCAAATCATACCTTTGACATATGTTCAAGCTCTCTCGGACCGACCTCACCATGTCCTTCAGCTAGTCCCTCAGCAACAGCTGTTCGAACCACTGCTGTTCCTACTTCAGCAGTAATATGTCGTATACTGCAATTATTAATCAAGAGTCTCACGCATCAACTGATCAGAGTAGACACATTTCAAATATAATGTTTGACTGTTTGTTAATCTCTAAAAATTAACTTGAATGAAAAGCAAATAACGGAATTTTGTTCAATAAGATCACTATCATTAATCGATTTGAATCTACGCTTTTAAATAGCAATAAGGTACAACTCTTATTGTCTTTCTTGCAGATCCATAAACTTAATAGTCAAAGTGAGTAGGCGTTACCTATCAATAGATGGATACAGTCTGCCCCTTTGGATTTCTTCGTCTGTCATATAAGAAGCAAGACTGCACACAAGAAACTTGTATTAACTGACGTTGTTTAAATTCAATTTCCACCAAGTCCAGAAAAGTTTTTAAATATAAAACTGAAAAGCTCGATAGCGTTTATCAAGTATTACAAGCTCACATCACATCAAGAACCATACCATTCAGACGCGGCTTGCAACATTCCATCGGATATAATATGAGCACCAGAGAGTAAAGATCCCAAACCGATTCTGAGTCAGAAAAAGATTTCAAATGAATATACCAAATTGACGATAATGGATCATATTTCTATAGCACCATTTTCAAAAAGACACTGACCCTGGGAAGAGGTACATGTTGTTTGCTTGATTCACGTGACCTACTTTCCCGTTTCCTGCCCACGTAATAGAACATTATACATTGgtgtagataaaaaaaaaaaaccaaaatttaACTGATATCAAATGTAATTTATGGGAAAACTAAGAAATTGAAATGGAGCAGTAGTACAGTACCAAGGTCAACATTTTCAAAAGGGCTTCCACTTCCAAATACTATATTTTCACCGGCATGTTTGAAAGCATCAGCAGCAGTACATTCAGCTGTGTCAtgaattataaattattaaaattataaatagaaAAACTGTGGCTAACTTAGAGGATGAACAAAGGAATTAAAAAGACAAACCATTCAATGTGGGATTTGACATGGCGAATATAGCAGGTTTAGGAGAGTCGGAGTTCCGCATGGCTTTAAGCACCTGCATGTACAGAAGACAATAAGTGACACAGATGactggaatatataaaatctaaAAGCTTCTTAATACTTTTGGATTCACGAGTTCCTCATACGATTAAGTGTTTGTATAATTGTATTTGAAATGAATTTGATCATGCAAAATTGTACACGTAGGAAAATGAATAAACACTCACATGCTCATCAAAAATACCTCCAACTCCAGACAAACCGAGAAGAACATGAGGCCTGACCTTTTGTACCTGCAAAGATAAAAAATTTGCATCCCCGTATCCATTAAATAGCAAAAGCAATGAAAAAAATGTCTGATTTGAGAGAACCTCTGAttattttaaatgaaaagttacCACTTCAAGAAGATCAGATCCTTCATGGAGTCCTAGGCTTTCAACCTCTCTGATATCTTTGGCAAATGATGCAGCTGCTGAGTCAATACCAACTCTCTTACTTGTGATCAAACCCTGTATCCAGTTACTAAAACTCAGGtgtgaaataaaaaaatatatatatactgatgGCATTCAAAAAAAAGGTGAATGTCAACTAGCCCAGCAACATACATTTTTATCAATCAGGAAAAACTGAGGTTTTGCATCTGTTCCCGCCATTCTCCCGACTGCCTGATAGGCCATGTTAAGAACACCAAGCCCTGCACTGAAAGCCGTAAAGCAATAGAACAAGTAAGTTTTCTAGGTTGTTGAAAATAACAAACCATCTACTAGAGAATCAATTACTTCTGCAGTACCTGCCAgctccaacaacaacaacttttTGGTTTGCGAAGTCTGATAATGGACGGCCTTGTGCTCTAACAGTTCCAAGTAATCCAGCCAATGCGACACCAGCAGTTCCCTGAAAAGAACAGAGACATGAATGTGGGCCCACTTGAAAGAACCAACATCAAATAATTGGCGGTGTATAATCGAATATTAAAATGTTTTTAGATCGATAAACAGATTCTAACCTGTATGTCATCATTGAACATGCAGATCTTCTTACGGTATCTTTCAAGAGTTTCAAAAGCCCACTTGAATTGAAAGTCTTCAAACTAAATTAACATGACCAATCATAAAAGTGTTCATACAAAAGTAAAAAAATAAGCCTCCAAACACTCGAGAGACAAACAAACCTGGACAACAGCTTTTGGCCAACGTGCATGAAGAGCTTCCATTAATTCATCCACTACCGATATATACTCCTCTCCTTCCAATCTAGGTTGTCGTAGTCCTATATCTGTATATgttttttaaactttatatatatatatatatatatatatatatatatatatatatatatatatatatatatatatatatatatatatatatatatatatatatatatatatatatatatatatatatatatatatatatatatatatatatatatatatatatatatatatatatatatgtgaaaggaAATAAATAAGAAGTCCAAAATTTGTAAATATTCAGTTAAGCTGCCCATATGTTTTGCTGTTTTCCTCAATCTAAGACAATTTTTTACCAATAAAAGATTGCCATGAGTTTGTGTACACTTATTTACTTACAAAGGGGGTTATCTAGTAGCTTCTGGTTGTTGGTTCCTACATCAAGCATAATTGGAAGGACCTGCATTGTAGAGAAACAGCAAGAGCAAGCATAGAGAGTAATCATCTTACACCTTAATTTAAAGTAGGATTGTACACGAGATAGTGTTTGAGTAAGTAATATGACACATAAGATACGGTTATAGAATAGAGATAACTTACTCTTTGAGGATTGATACCGG comes from Rutidosis leptorrhynchoides isolate AG116_Rl617_1_P2 chromosome 4, CSIRO_AGI_Rlap_v1, whole genome shotgun sequence and encodes:
- the LOC139839558 gene encoding LIM domain-containing protein PLIM2c-like yields the protein MGFGGTIDKCNACDRIVHFVDLMTVDNVIYHTNCFKCTHCKGTLVMSNYSSMDGILYCKTHFEQLFKETGNFNKHFPTSKLNRDNSTTISPNKFSFFFSGTQDKCRVCDKTVHFVEKVTMEGEPYHKRCFRCAHGGCPLTQSSYAAINDILYCRHHFAQLFMEKGSLSHVLEAVNRKKNTKDVDAINEANQAEESES
- the LOC139839556 gene encoding NAD-dependent malic enzyme 59 kDa isoform, mitochondrial-like — protein: MWRRTVARSASAAALNLRQLRRLSIVAPMTPTPGPCIVHKRGADILHDPWFNKDTGFPMTERDRLGLRGLLPPRVISFEQQYDRFMESFRSLEHNTEGQPLSVVSLAKWRILNRLHDRNETLYYRVLIDNIKDFAPIIYTPTVGLVCQNYSGLFRRPRGMYFSAKDKGEMMSMIYNWPANKVDMVVLTDGSRILGLGDLGVQGMAIPIGKLDMYVAAAGINPQRVLPIMLDVGTNNQKLLDNPLYIGLRQPRLEGEEYISVVDELMEALHARWPKAVVQFEDFQFKWAFETLERYRKKICMFNDDIQGTAGVALAGLLGTVRAQGRPLSDFANQKVVVVGAGSAGLGVLNMAYQAVGRMAGTDAKPQFFLIDKNGLITSKRVGIDSAAASFAKDIREVESLGLHEGSDLLEVVQKVRPHVLLGLSGVGGIFDEHVLKAMRNSDSPKPAIFAMSNPTLNAECTAADAFKHAGENIVFGSGSPFENVDLGNGKVGHVNQANNMYLFPGIGLGSLLSGAHIISDGMLQAASECLASYMTDEEIQRGRLYPSIDSIRHITAEVGTAVVRTAVAEGLAEGHGEVGPRELEHMSKEETVEYVTSNMWYPIYSPLVHEK